CGGCAACAATGCCACCGTCAAGGTTGCTCCGCTGTCCCTGGGGGACAGCCTGGCCAAAAAAGCCCTGGGTGCCTACACGGGAGACAACAAACCCACTGCGCTGCTGAAAATCGACTACGACAACTCCAAAACCCCGGATGGTCAGTATTACAAGGCTTACGCCATGAACGCTTTCAAGAGCCCTCAGGACTACAGCAAAGCGGCAACCCTCACTTTCCAGCTGTACAACAACACCACCGATACCATCAAAGCCGCCTTTGCCCTGATGACTGGAGAGCCCAAAGAATGGCAGGAATCCAGCGCTCTGGAAGTGAAACCCGGCTGGAACACCCTTGTCTTTGACCTGAAAGCCAGCACCTTCAAAGCCGAGCGTTCCGGCTGGGCCAGCAACCTGACCCTGCGCAACATGAACCAGTTGCGTGAAGTGGGGCTGCTGATTTACCCCAACCAGAAGATCACCGGAACCGTTCTGTCCGATGTGCCGGTCCTCAAAAACACTGGAGATGCCAACTAAAAATGCCAGTGCAAGTGAACACCTTTTCCCGCCTGCTCCTCTGCACCCTCCTGATGGGGGGTGCAGCCCTGGCGGAAGGATTTGTGACCCGCTCTGCCACCCAGCCCTGGACGCTGGAACTGGACGGCAAACCTTTCGTTCCGTATGGCCTCAACCGTTTCGCCGTGATGAACCCCGACAACAACCGGGACTCCTGGTCCACCGAAGCCTACATCCGGCAGGCCGCCAACCGGGGGGTCAACACCCTGCGGGTGTTTGTGCCTGAACCCCAGTACGAAGAGCAACTTGGGGTGTATGACCGGGAGCAGGTGCGGCGTTTGGACCTCACCGTGCAACTGGCCGAGAAGTACCACGTCAAACTGATCGTGTGCCTGTTTGACCACTGGGTGTTCCGCAACGTGCTGGACACCAGCGTGTATGGGATCACCAACGGTGGGCCTTTGAAGACCGGCAAGGATTTCTACACCAGTGAAGCCGCCCGTCCCTACCAGGCCAGGCGCATCCAGGACATTGTTTCCCGTTACAAGGACAGCACGGCCATCCTGGCCTGGGAACCCATGAACGAGCTCAATGGGGTGGCTGCAGATTACCCCGGCCAGCACGAGGAAGCTCTCAGCTGGCTGCACTTTGCCGTTGCCGAGATCAAGAAGATCGACAGCAAGCACCTGATCACCGAGAGCTTGACCGGAGATGTGCGCTGGGAAGAGCTGTGGAGCGATCCGCTGGTGGATCTGGTGCAAATCCACACCTACCGGGATGTCAGAAACCCGGACCGTGCGGCCAGTGTGGCCCGCAATTACATCCGCTGGGCCCAGGAAACCTTCCAGAAGCCCTCCATGATTGGAGAGTACGCTCCCCTGAAAGCGCTGGATGGTCAGACCCGTGCGGATTTCATCACTGCAGCGATCCTGGCCTCTTTTGCCACCGGAAGCACCAGTTTGCTGTGGACCCACAAGAACGACGAGTTCGGCGATGTCACCGATGAAGAGTGGGTGGCCTACCAGAAACTGGGTTTCCTGCCCGAACTGTTTGCCCAGGCTGGACCGCAAGGGGATGTAGGCACCGAAGGTGGCTATGCTTACCGTTTCGGCCCCACCATTGCGGCTTATGCTGCAGGAGGGCACCTGAAAGTGCAGGTGCCGTTCCAGAAGTTCAGTGTGCGTTTTTACGACCCCGAAACCCGCAAATGGGTCAAGTCTGCCCAGCAAAACACCTTCACCGTTTCCGAGGGCACCTTTGTGCTGTTCGAGGAAACCCACTGACCCTCCCGTCCCTCTTTCCCCTGACAGGAACATCCTGCAGGGGCAATGCCATCCCCACGGAGGATGAACCATGACCTCGCTGACCCTGCACACCCACTGGGAATTCAAACAACGCGATCCTGCTGCTGCTTTGCAGGACGATTTCAGGAGCCACACAGGCTGGAATGGTGCCACAGTCCCTGGCACCGTGCAGCAGGATTTGCTGCAGCACCAGCTGATCGTTGACCCCTATTACGGCCTCAATGAACGGGAGGTGCAATGGATCGGGGAAGCAGACTGGCTGTACCGCAGCGCCTTCCAGGTGTCTGCAGACCTCCTGGAAGCTCCCCATCTGCACCTGACTTTTGAGGGACTGGACACCATCAGCACAGTGTTTCTGAACGGACAGGAAGTGCTCAGGAGCGACAACATGTTCACAGAACACACGCTGGATGTGAAAGGGCTGCTGCTGCCCGGAGAGAACACCCTGCAGGTGCTCTTTGAAAGTCCCCTCAAAGTGGGCCATGCCCTGGAAAAAGAGGGAGGGGTGCGGGCCGCCTGGAACGGAGACACCAGCCGCCTGTACCTCAGAAAAGCCCAGTACCATTACGGCTGGGACTGGGGTCCTGTGATCCTGACTTCTGGCATCTGGAAGGCTGTGAAACTGGAAGCCTACAGCGTGCAGCTCGCTGATGTGCATGTGCCTGCAGAGGTCACGCCAGATCTGCAAACCGCCTTCATTCCAGTACACGTGAAACTCGAAGGTGATGTGCAAGAGGCCCAGGTGCATGTGCGCCTGCTGAATCCGCAGGGCATCGAAGTGCAGTCACAGACCCTTGCTGCCCAGGCCCCGACCTCTTTTCTTTTTGAGGTGGATGGCCCACAACTCTGGTACCCCAGTGGTCGCGGAAACCAGCCCCTGTACACCGTTCAGGTGGAATTGCACCAGCA
This is a stretch of genomic DNA from Deinococcus roseus. It encodes these proteins:
- a CDS encoding cellulase family glycosylhydrolase, encoding MPVQVNTFSRLLLCTLLMGGAALAEGFVTRSATQPWTLELDGKPFVPYGLNRFAVMNPDNNRDSWSTEAYIRQAANRGVNTLRVFVPEPQYEEQLGVYDREQVRRLDLTVQLAEKYHVKLIVCLFDHWVFRNVLDTSVYGITNGGPLKTGKDFYTSEAARPYQARRIQDIVSRYKDSTAILAWEPMNELNGVAADYPGQHEEALSWLHFAVAEIKKIDSKHLITESLTGDVRWEELWSDPLVDLVQIHTYRDVRNPDRAASVARNYIRWAQETFQKPSMIGEYAPLKALDGQTRADFITAAILASFATGSTSLLWTHKNDEFGDVTDEEWVAYQKLGFLPELFAQAGPQGDVGTEGGYAYRFGPTIAAYAAGGHLKVQVPFQKFSVRFYDPETRKWVKSAQQNTFTVSEGTFVLFEETH